A segment of the Lactobacillus sp. ESL0700 genome:
TTCACTGCGTAACCTTTTTAAAAAATATCTGGCGCAAGTAGCTTGGTTGAGCAAAGACATTGCCGTCATAATTAACCATATTTACGCAATTTTTTGATTACCAATCTTATAAACATCGTGATAAACGTTACTCAGTTCACAATATAATGCTGTAAAAGTATTGGTAAAAGCGGTTTCGGTAGCTGTATAATCTACTTGATACCAACATAAGGAGTATACATTATGAATAAACATCCGCATTATTTATTAAACCAAATTTCTGGCCCTGATGACCTGAAAAAGTTAACGTTGCCGCAACTGGAAACGTTAGCCGAAGAAATTAGAACGTTAATTATCGAAAAAGACACGGCTGTTGGCGGGCACTTTGGCCCCGACCTAGGCATTGTTGAAATGACCATTGCCTACCACTACGTCTTTAATGCACCCCAAGATAAACTAATCTGGGACGTTTCCCACCAGACTTATCCCCATAAAATGCTAACGGGTCGCGCGCAAGCCTGGCTTGATCCCGACCATTACGAAGACGTTTCGCCATATACGGACCCCAATGAAAGTCCCTACGATTATTACGCTGTTGGCCATACCTCGACTTCTATTGCCTTAGCAACAGGAATGGCAAAGGCTCGCGACCTTCTGGGCAATCACGAAAACATCATGGCGTTAATCGGCGATGGGGCAATGACTGGCGGCCTGGCTTATGAGGGCTTAAACAACGCGGCAATTGAGCCGCACAATCTGGCTATTGTGGTTAACGACAATCAATGGTCGATTGATAAAAACGTGGGCGGCCTTGTTACTGCCTTAAAGAAATTACGCGACACAAATGGCAAGTCACCAGAGAATCCTTTTACAGCAATGGGATTTGACTATCATTATGTTGCAGACGGCAACGATCTTGCGGCAATGATTGTAGCTTTTCAACAAATTAAAGACGTAGATCATCCAATTTTATTACATATTAATACGCTCAAAGGTAAGGGCTATGCACCTGCGCTTAAAGATGAAGAGGCTTATCACTGGGCTTCTGCTGATTTGTTGGCAGGTAAAGATAAGACTGCTACTAGTCCGAGCGCTAATTCGGTTGCCATTGCTACTGTTGAAGATGAAATTAAGGCCGGCAAGCAAGCAATGATTATCAATGCCGCCATTCCACGCAGCTTTGGTCTTGATGAGTTTAAAAATAACTATCCTGACCACTACACCGATGTCGGAATTGCCGAGCAAGAGTCCGTTGCTTTTGCCGCTGGCTTTGCTAAGGAAGGCGCCATTCCAGTTTTATTTGAAAATTCGAGCTTCTTGCAGCGTGCGTTCGACCAGCTGTCACATGATGTCGCCGCCAACGATTTACCCGTTGTAATGGTCATCGGCAATAACGGCATCACCACCCAATCAAAAACGCACCTTGGACTGTTTGATCAAGTGCTAGTTGCCAACTTACCTAACTGGATTTACCTTGCACCAACCTCCCTTGCCGAAGAAAGGGCCATGCTCAAGTGGGCAATCAACCAGAGCCAACATCCCGTTGCCATCAAGCTGCCAACTAAGCCAGTCCCAGAAGATGGCGCTAGTATTTTAACCGATTATAGCGCCATCCATTACCAAGTATCTCCTGGTAAAAGTGTTGCTGTGATCGCACTTGGTGACTTTTACCAGTTAGGTCAACAAGTCGCCGCTAAAATTGGTGCCACGCTAGTTAATCCACTTGCGGCCAATATTTTAGATAAGCCAACGCTGGATAAACTAGCCCAAGAAAACCAAGTCATTGTCACAATTGAAGATGATCTGATCGACGCTGGCCTAGGGCAAAAGATTGCTTCATACTTAGGTAACAAAGATGTTAAGGTTTTAAATTATGGGCAAAAGCGCGTCTACACCGATCAGTTACCGCTTGAAACCAATTATCACGATAACCACCTTACTGCTGACCAAATTATTAGCGACTTAAATTCCTTATTATAATTAATTGCCAAACAAAAAGCAGCTACTCAAATGAGCAGCTGCTTTTCTAGTGGTCAAACTTAATGCGTAACCACCGGGCGTAGAACATTGTAATAGTCGGATTTACTTCTTAAGATTTTCGTTTACAAAGGATTCGATTTTATCATCAGTGTCTTTTAGGAACGGAAGCATATCTGCTTCTGTCTTCATGGTATCTCTACCATTCTTTTCCATAAAATAGTCCCAAAGG
Coding sequences within it:
- a CDS encoding 1-deoxy-D-xylulose-5-phosphate synthase, whose protein sequence is MNKHPHYLLNQISGPDDLKKLTLPQLETLAEEIRTLIIEKDTAVGGHFGPDLGIVEMTIAYHYVFNAPQDKLIWDVSHQTYPHKMLTGRAQAWLDPDHYEDVSPYTDPNESPYDYYAVGHTSTSIALATGMAKARDLLGNHENIMALIGDGAMTGGLAYEGLNNAAIEPHNLAIVVNDNQWSIDKNVGGLVTALKKLRDTNGKSPENPFTAMGFDYHYVADGNDLAAMIVAFQQIKDVDHPILLHINTLKGKGYAPALKDEEAYHWASADLLAGKDKTATSPSANSVAIATVEDEIKAGKQAMIINAAIPRSFGLDEFKNNYPDHYTDVGIAEQESVAFAAGFAKEGAIPVLFENSSFLQRAFDQLSHDVAANDLPVVMVIGNNGITTQSKTHLGLFDQVLVANLPNWIYLAPTSLAEERAMLKWAINQSQHPVAIKLPTKPVPEDGASILTDYSAIHYQVSPGKSVAVIALGDFYQLGQQVAAKIGATLVNPLAANILDKPTLDKLAQENQVIVTIEDDLIDAGLGQKIASYLGNKDVKVLNYGQKRVYTDQLPLETNYHDNHLTADQIISDLNSLL